The Rutidosis leptorrhynchoides isolate AG116_Rl617_1_P2 unplaced genomic scaffold, CSIRO_AGI_Rlap_v1 contig408, whole genome shotgun sequence genomic sequence ATATTACTTTAAGTGATGAAATGCATGTATTCTACTACTTCTGTATATTACTGTGAATGTTTTGATGTATCTATTAATAGGTTATAATTGCTAGGCAGTTTGTATGGTGTCTTCTGTTATTCAGAAGCCCTTGTGCAATGTCAAGTTGTGGCTCAGTATAAGTTTCGCTGATCAGAGCTGTGTAATCATCTCATCCTCCTCTATAAGAAATTATGTATAGATATAGTGTAGTTATAGATGATAAAGTCACATGTTGAGTTTCCGTATTCAATATGTTTAATTGAATTGCTGAGGATGAATTTCTGTATTCAGTAGTGTAGTTATAGATGATAAAGTCGCATCTTGAGTTTCTATTGCTGTCTGTTTAATTGAATTACTGAGGATGAGTTTCTATAAGCAGTAGTGTTATTATagatgataaagtcatgttgagtttctgtaTTCGGTATGTTTCTGTATTCTGTATTCAGGATTCAGCTTGTTTCTGTATTCTGTATCCAGGATGAGTTTCTGTATTCAACATGTTTTTGTGTTCTGTATTCTGTATTCAGGTTGAGTTTCTGTATTCAATATGTTTCTGTATTATGTATTTAGTATGAGTTTTTGTATTCTGTATTCAGCATGTTTATGTATTTTGTATTATGTATTCAGGATGAGTTTATGTATTCAGCATGTTTTTGTGTTCTATATTTTATATTCAGTATGTTTTTGTATTCAGTATGATATTGTATTATATATTCTATATTCAGCATGCTTCTGTATTCTGTGTTATGTATTTTGTATTCAGCATGTTTTTGTATTCTGTATTTTATATTTTGGATGAGTTTCTGTATTCTGTATTTTGTATTGAGTTTCTGTATTCAGTATATTTCTATACTTTGTATTCATGATGAGTTTCTATATTCAGCATGTTTTTGTATTCTATATTCAGGTTGAGTTTCTGTATTCAGTATATTTCTGTATTTAGGATGAGTTTCTGTATTCAGTAGTGTAGTTATAGATGATCGAAGTTTCTATTGTTGTCTGTTTAATTATAAGCAGTAGGATAGTTATAAAATAAACTTCAATTATTGAGTTCCTGTTTAGATCATGACCTTAAGTCACATGTTGCTGTCTGTTTAATTGATGATTTGAGGATGAGCTGTGTCAGGCTATGTTTATGCCAGGACTTTAGTTATAGTACTAGGGATGTTCTGCAATTCTGTAAGCATTGCTGTCTGTTTAATTGAAAAGTGTTTGACTGTGAAGATTGCTTCTAGTCCGTGACTTTGTAGCTCATTCTGTAATCTATCAACTACCTGAGGCATGGAAATACAAATGGCTATTTGTACTTGGCATGGATCCTTGCATAGCATGTGGGAAATTACTTTTGAATATTTCTTTTTCTTGTATGCTCGGATAATGTGGCTATTTGTTTTGCCCGTGACCTTAAGTCACATGTGGCTATTGTCATTTTGAATTATCAAGTCATTGTCATTCTTTCAATGTGGCTAGAAACTATATAAATGTAGAACATGTCTCAAAATTCAAAATTGTAAATGTAGTACAAGTCTCAAATTCGACATCGTAAAGTTTTTCTTTTCATTTAAGTTAATTGCTTCCGTCTTGTTAAATTTACTGTTATAGATATTTATATACAGTTAGATGTCAAACGAAATCGAGCATGATTCAAGTGATACCGATTCCGATGGTTCGTTGGAATCTGTGAGCACAACTTCTTCTACAGAGTTGATGGAATCTATGATTGGCCTCATATACTTAATAGAAACAGTCGAGAATCATTCAAAAATTGAAAGAATGCCTGCATGAATTCTACTTTAAGTGGCAGGGCTTACATGGAAGAAGTCTTGAATGGTCATCCTTTAAGATCATATGATCTTTTTAGGATGAGGCCTCATGTATTTAGAAAGTTATGCAATAGATTACGAGAGATAGACTTGCTTCAAGATCAATGTAATATATCAGTTGAAGAAGGCGTAGCCATGTGTCTTTATATTTTCAGCCAAAGTGCCCGTATGCGAGTAGTTGGCGATAGATTTCAACATTCTCTCGCAAGAGTACATTGGTGGGCAAAAAAAGTTTTGAGAGCATTAATTGGACTTTCTCAAACTATTATTAAATTTCGTAATAGAGGAAACGTTCAACCTGAAATTCTTGATAATCTAAAATGGTTCCCATACTTTCAGGTAAGATTCAAGTGTTACAATCCCTCACATGATATGTGCATTAATAATAGGATTTAATTCCATGTGTGTCT encodes the following:
- the LOC139883486 gene encoding uncharacterized protein gives rise to the protein MEEVLNGHPLRSYDLFRMRPHVFRKLCNRLREIDLLQDQCNISVEEGVAMCLYIFSQSARMRVVGDRFQHSLARVHWWAKKVLRALIGLSQTIIKFRNRGNVQPEILDNLKWFPYFQLGLSYRGRKSTLTQNVLAACYHDMMFTFVCSGWEGIANDSRVFIDAVTRAEHAFPMPTDNKY